GTGTCTGCCGGTCGAGGCATTATTGTGCAGTTTCCGCTGTATGCGGGCATTGCCGGCATGATGACCCAGTCTGGTCTGGTAACCGAGTTTTCTGAAGCCATTATCAGCATTGCCACCCCGGAGACCTTCCCCCTGCTGACTTTCCTCTCCGCGGGTATGGTGAATTTCTTTATTCCTTCCGGGGGTGGCCAGTGGGCGATTCAAGGGCCGATCATGATGGAAGCCGCCGCGGCCCTGGGGGCAGATCCGGCCCAGACTATCATGGCCTTTACCTGGGGTGATGGCTGGACCAATCAAATTCAGCCGTTCTGGGCACTGCCGTTGCTGGGTGTGGCTGGCCTGTCTGCCCGCGATATTATGGGCTACCTGCTGGTATGGTTGCTGATCTCGGGCACTGCCATTGCCGGCACCTTTATGGTACTTTCGGCCATCGGCTGAGCCATTCAGACGATCAATACTCAGAAAAACAGCTCCTTAAGGAGCTGTTTTTGATGGTGCGCCGACCGCGCTGGCCAACAACGAAAACAACAAGGCAAATACAGGTAAAACAACAATGGAAAGACTGATAGAAAAGCTGATGTATGCGTCCCGCTGGATCATGGCGCCCATTTACCTGGGGTTGAGCCTGGTATTGCTGGCACTGGGCATCAAGTTTTTTCAGGAAATTTTTCACATTCTGCCCAATGTGCTGCAGATGAAGGAAGTGGATCTGGTGCTGGTCACCCTGTCGCTGATCGACATTACCCTGGTGGGAGGCCTGATCATCATGGTGATGTTTTCGGGCTACGAGAATTTTGTTTCCCAGCTGGATGTGGATGAGGACGACGACAAACTGGGCTGGCTGGGCAAGCTGGATGCCGGCTCGCTCAAGAACAAGGTGGCGGCGTCCATTGTGGCCATTTCGTCCATTCACCTGCTGAAGGTGTTTATGAACACCGAGAATATCGCCAACGAGAAGATCCTGTGGTATTTGCTGATTCACATTACCTTTGTGCTTTCGGCCTTTGCCATGGGGTATCTCGACAAGTTGACCCGAGGCAAGGATAAGTAAGCCCACAGCCGGTGGTGCCTGCGGCCGTGGCTCTCAAGGGATAAACCGGCTACAGCTGCTTGCCGGCCAGGGCCAGCACCGTGCCCACCCGGTTGGGCATGGGCCGGTGGCGGTGAGTGGCGGCATAGATGGTTTCGCTCACCGGATGGGGCAGGGCATGGGCTTGGATCAACGCCGGTTGTGCAAAGGCCGACACCGCGTGCGCCGGCAGCACGGTAAAGCCCAGCCCCAGGCTGACCGGCGCCAGAATAAGCCCAATCTGGTTGGAGAAGCCGGTTTTGGCGAACTGGCCCACATGTTCAAATTCGGGATAGTTGGCCCCGAGTAACAGGCCGGCATGGTGGGCGCCGTCCGGATGATCGATAAAGCCAAGCGCCAGCAGGCTGGACCAGTCCGGCGTGGTCATGCCGGCCGGGGTCACCAGCAGCAGTGCTTCTTCGGCCATGGCCCGGCACTGCACCGCCTCATGGTTTGAAGGGCGGGTCATCAGCCCCAGATCCACGCTGTGACCGGCCACCGCCTGCTCCACACTGGCATTGGGGGCAAAACGATAGTCGATCACCAGTCTGGGGTGCCGGCGTTGCAATGCCAGCAGCTGGGGGTAAAGTTTCAGGCCCACGCTGCCCGGCGACATGACGCGCACCAGCCCCTCAAAGGCCGGATCCTGCCCCACATGCTGCTCCAGCCCCGATACCGACTGCAAAATTTCCCCGGCCCGCTCATACAGCCGCTCGCCGGCGTGGGTCAGGGTAAACCCCTTGCCCTGGCGTACCAGCAGCGCCACCCCCAGATGCTCTTCCAGTTTGCGTACATGCTGGCTGACCCCCGACTGGGTCATGTGCAACCGCTCGGCGGTGCGGGTGAAATGCCCCACCTCCACCAGGGTGCAAAAACTGCGCAGCCACACCAGATTAATCATCACAAAATATACTCATAATGATAAAAAGCGATAATTTTTAATGATTAAATCACCGGCGTAAGCTTATCTCAACCACAACGAACGAGGTGAGCGCAATGAGCAAGGTATATCCAAGAAACTTTTCCCACATCGGCATTTCGGTGCCGGATCTCGATAAGGCGGTGGAGTTTTACACTCAGGTGATGGGCTGGTACCTGATCATGAAGCCCACCGAGATAACGGAAGACGACAGCGCCATCGGCGAAATGTGCACCGACGTGTTCGGCCCGGGCTGGGGCAGCTTTCGCATCGCCCACCTGTCTACCGGTGACCGCGTGGGCGTGGAGCTGTTCCAGTTCCGCGATCAGCAAAACCCCGAGAACAACTTTGAATACTGGAAAACCGGCGTGTTCCATTTCTGTGTGCAGGACCCGGACGTGGAAGGCCTGGCCGAGCGCATCGTGGCCGCCGGTGGCAAGGCGCGCATGGAAAAACCGCGCTATTACTATCCGGGCAAAAAGCCCTACCGCATGATTTATATGGAAGACCCGTTCGGCAACATTGTGGAAATCTACAGCCACAGCTATGAACTGATCTACAGCGAAGGGGCTTATTGAAGCCACGCCAGGGGCCATCCGGCCCCTGTTTTTTGTGTTAGGGCGATCGCCGCCAGCACAGCCGCAGCCCCAGCAATGCCATCAGCAGCAACAACAGCAGCCCCAGCATGCCCAGCCCTTGGTTCAGTTCCTTCGATGGCAACCATTGCAGGTAATGGACTCGGTATAACCCATTGATAAGCCGAGTGTCCCTGCCTTCCTGCCGCAGGGTGAGGGTGTTCCAGTTCAGGCTGATGTTCACCCCGGTGCTGGTACGGGCATCGGTACCATTCAGCTCAACTATCTGGCCGTAGCGGGCCGGATTGGCCGCCATGGCATCCTGCAGCAGCAACCGGATGCCGGCCTCATCGGGCAACGCAAAAGGGGCATGGCTAGTTGGCCGCAGGTGCTGCCACCGGCCTTCGCGCTGCACCAGCATGTGCCGGCCCAGCACCGTTCTTACCAGCTTCACCTGTTGCCAGTCCGCCTCGGGCAAGAGGGTCGTGCCTTGCTGCAGCGGGTAGGTTCTCACCGCGAGCTGTTCATAGGCGCCCTGGTATCCGGGTTTGATAAAAAACACCATGCCGGTCAGTGCCCAGCCAAACAGCGGCAGCAACAACAGCCAGCCCAGCAGGCGATGAAGTTTTCTTGTGCTTGTCATTCAGATCCTCTGGCCGATGGCGATCAGCGCCACGGCGCCTATGTTATGTCGACGGCGGCACAGGTTACCCCATTACCGCCGACCGGGGTTGCCTGATGTTCATTGCTCGTGGCTTTATTGCGCGGCAGGGCGCGCATCGACTGGGCCGGCTTTGCCTGCCGATCCATGCAGCCACATTTTTCTGTAATAAACCTCGCATCGTGCGCGACAAACTCCCGCGCCATGTTTCAACAAAGCAAAATGGCGCATTTTAAAATCACCCTGAATGCCTTGTGAGAAATTCTTACGCACACGTCTTTCGCAAGCTGTTTTGGTCTGAACCGACCATTCAACGTATTGGAGTATTAGCATGCACGCTCAAACTGCTGGTTTAAAACAAGGTAACATCGGGTACTGTCTGGGGGTTGTTGGTGTGGCGCTGGTGCTCGCCTGGATAGGCATATACAAATTCACCCCCACCGAGGCCAAACTCATTGAGCCGCTGGTGGTCAACCACCCAGCCATGGGCTGGCTTTATGAGCTGTTTTCCGTTCAGGCGGTGTCGAACCTGATTGGTGCCGCGGAGATCGTGGTCGCCATTGGCCTGATTGCGGGGTTTAAAAACACCAAATTGGCGTATTATTCGGGCATTGCGGCCGCGGCAATCTTTGTGACCACGCTGAGTTTCCTGCTCACCACGCCGAATACCTGGAAGCTGTCTGACGGTATTTTGATCACGAACTTTTTCCTGGTGAAAGACATTCTGTTTCTGGCAATATCCATTACCGTGATTGAACGTAACCGGCCCGGAAAATGAGCACCGGTATGACAGCCTGGCTCATTCCACCAGCCGACAAGCCCGGCAACACCCAGTGGAGAGCAAGTTGAAAATTGTTGAACTGCGTGAGTACCGCATCAAGAAGGGCAAGACCGAACAGTGGCTGAACTGGATGCGTGACGAACTGCTGCCTTACCAGCGTTCAAAAGGCATGGTCATTCTTGACACCTATGTGCACCGGGGCTCAGATGAGCGGGATTACTTTGTGTGGCTTAGGGAGTTTGACGACGAGGCGTCGCGGCAGCGTATTCACAAGGAAACCTACAACGAATGGTGGGTGAGTGAGATTCGACCCAGGGTGTTTGAGCTGATCGATGAAGACGCTATCAAGGTGAGGCTGCTGAACAGGCTTGATATGTAATCGGGCATCATTAATCAAAACAGGCCGGGGTGGTTCACCCCGGCCTGTTTTTTTGTGTGAGTTTCGTGCCTGGCTTGGGCAAGGCCCCACTATTTCCTGGCCGTCAGGCTGCGGTAGGCCATGTCGGTCAGATAGTCGTTCAGCCGGTGGGAGGCGGCCACGGCCTCCTTGGCATCGGTATGGCTAACGGCCCTGAGTATGGCCGCATGCAGTGCCGAGGCTTGTGCCAGATCCGAGTGGTCATTTTTATAGGCAAACCAGAACCGGCGTGAAAGGCCCTGCAACGGGGCCATGGCAAGCTGCAGGTATTCGTTGTTTGCCGCCTTGACCAGCAGGCTGTGAATTTGCTTGAGCAGGCTGGAAAAGGTGAGATCGTCCTGGTGTTGTGCACAGGCTTCCAGGTTCGACGCCAGTTCAAGCATTTGTTGCTTTTCCTGCACCGTTGCACGGGATGCCGCATAGCTGACACACAGTGCCTCAATATCCCGGCGTACTTCCAGGATCTTGAGCTGGCTTTCCACCGAAATGGCCGGAATCTGAATGCCGCGACGAGGGTGAATTTCCGCCATTCGTTCATAAGACAGCCGCTGCAGCGCTTCCCGCACCGGTGTTCTGCCAAGCCCCAGGCTTTCGGCGAGCTGCTTTTCACTGACCATGCTGCCCGGCTCTAGCTCGCGAAAAATAATCATGCGTTCCAACAGGTTGTAGGCGGCCTCTGTCTTGTTGACCGACACCGGTGTCATTGCCATCTCGTTCTCCCAGGAAAATGTGGGTAAGCGCGCTCCCCGCGAGCAAGGGATGCCACATCATATCACAATGCGTTAACTGTTGCGCTACAGAAAGATCCTGTATATATTGTGATCATATCATTGATATATCAGTTGGTGACCACAAGTCTATCAGAGGGATCGTCATGAAAGATTGGAAAATTGTTCAGCGGTTTGAAGCGGTGCCGGATCTGCCGGTCCTGGCGGAAGTGGATGTGCTGGTGATCGGTGGGGGGGCCGCCGGCGTGGCGGCGGCGGAAACCGCAAGCCGCATGGGCAAGCGCACCTGGCTTATTGAGAAATACGGCTTTTGTGGCGGCGCCGCCGTGGCCGGGCTGTCGGGCACCATTTGCGGCATGTTTATGGCCAGTGACAACCCCGATGCACAGCCGGAACAGGTGGTATTTGGCTTTACCGAGCGTTTTCGCCAGGCGCTGGCCGACAAAGGGGGAGTGACCGGGCCCCAGCGCTACGGCAAGACCTATACCGTGACCCATGATCCCCTGATGTGGCGTGAGGTGGCCGATGACTTTCTGGAACAGGCCGGTGTAACCACCCTGTTTCACACCGCGGTGACCGGAGTGATCATGAATGGGGATGCCTTTAAGGGCGTGGTGATCGAGTCAAACGCCGGCCAGAGCGTGATCCTCGCCAGGATGATAGTGGATGCATCGGGCGACGCCGCCCTGATCGCCCGGGCGGGCATGGACTATTACTTTGGTGACAACGGCCGCATTCAGAACCCGACCATGTTCTTTCGCATTGCCGGTGTCGATATGGAGAAATACCTCGCCTATTACGGTGAAGACACCATCTGTCCGCCCAAGGTTACCGAGAACATCGTGGCGGCCAACCAGACCGACGACTATGACCTGCCGCGCCATAAAATCTGGATGTTTCCGACCACCCGGCCCGGAGAGTTGATGGTCAATGCCACGCGGCTGGCCGGACAGGATGGCCGCATGCTGAATGTGATTGATCCCAAGGACTTTACCGAAGCCGAAGTATTCGGCCGCCGCCAGGTTCGCAGCTATGCCAAATTCCTCAACCACTATGTGCCCGGCTGTGAAAACGCCTATGTGGTGGATACCGGCGTTGAGGTTGGCATTCGCCAGACCCGCTCCATTGTGGGGGTGGAAACACTGAGCAACGACGATGTGGTGAATTGCCGCAAGCGGGAAGACAGCATCTGCCGCACGCCCTGGCCCATTGAACTGCATTCCGGTGACAAGCCAAAACTGCACTGGTTGCTCAATGATTACTATGACGTTCCCTTCAACACCCTGGTTCCGGTGGTGGGAGAGAACATCATTGTGGCCGGCCGCTGCCTGAGTGCCGAGCACGAGGCACTTGCCTCCGCGCGTGTGACGGCCCAATGTTTTGAGTATGGGCATGCGGCGGGCATTGCCGTGGTAAAGGCCATCGACGAGGGCATCCGCATTCGGGAACTCCCCGTTGATGAAATCCGCAATGTCATGATTGCCAACGGCAGCAAACTGTAAAACGAGGAATGGTTATGAAAGAGTCCATTATCAAGCGCGTCGAGATATATGCCGTTGCGGATCGCAATGCCGCCCATTTGCCCTGGGCCGATAACCAGGAGCCGCTGATCTACACCAACAACCTGGTGCGGCTGATCACCGAAGATGGCACCGAAGGGGTGGGGGCCACCATCAGCTACACGGAAAATGACTTTGACCGCTGTATTCTCGAGGCCATGCGCACCATAGTGCCCGGGCTTATCGGGAAAAATGCCCTGATGACCGAAGCGCTTCATGGCTGGCTGATGAACCGCTGCTCCTGGGGCGGACTGGTCGCCAAGTCACCGATTGATATTGCCGCCTGGGATATCAAGGGCAAAAAAGCCGGCATGCCCCTGTATATGATGCTGGGCGGCGCCCGTAACAAAATGCTCTCTTATGCGTCCACCCCCATGTTTGATACGGTGGAAGAATACTTCCCGTTTATCGACGGCTGCATTGAACACGGCTTTAAGGCCATCAAACTGCATTGCTACTGCGTATATGAAAAAGATCTGAAACTGGTCAAGGCGGTACAGGCCCGATACAAGGATGCCGGCATTGCCCTGATGCTGGACACGGCGACCTTCTATAACCAGCAGGAGGCCATAAAAATGGCCCGCCTGCTGGATGAATACGGCTGGGCATGGTTTGAGGCACCGGTTTCCGATTATGACTACGCCACCTATCAGCGTCTGGTTAAAGACACCAACCTGGAAATTTCCAGCCATGGCAACTGCCTGCTGACCCTGCAGGAAGTGGCCTATGCCCTGGCCAATAATATGTGGTCCGACGTGCGCCAGGACGCCACCGTGTGCGGTGGCATCACGCCGCTCAACAAGTGTTTTGCCCTGGCCGAGGCCCACGGCAAAAACCTGGAGATACAAAGCTGGGGCTATACCGTGACCCAGGCGGCCAATCTGCATGTGGCACTGGCCCATAACAACTGTCGGTTCTTTGAGCAGGCCTACCCCTATGAAAACTTCGAGCTGGGCTCCAAAGACGTGATTCGTACCGACAAGGAGGGATTCGTTCATGCACCAACGAAACCAGGGCTGGGCATTGAGATGGACTGGGACATTGTTCGGGAAAACGCGATAGGACATTATGCTTTCGAGTAATAAGCGTCGTATCTTGGGTAAATAATGGAACGCTCCCGCAACAATGTGGAAGTGGTTTTTATTAACCCGTCTTGAGCCCGGCATGTAACCGGCAAGTATCAATCTGTTCAAATGATATTGCCATTCGGGGTTGTTGGGCGGGTTAATGATAAATGGGACAAAGATAATGAAAGCTACAATGGGAAAAAGTAACTTCGACCGGGTTACTATTGCTATCTCGCTGGTTATTGTTTCTGCAATATCCATGTTCTTTCTGACCAATCCGGAGCAGGCCATCAAGGTTGCCGGAGACATATTTACACTGATTGCCTATAACTTTGGCACACCGATTCTCTGGTTTGCCTTTGGGCTGGTTATTCTGGCGGCCTTTTTTGTTTTCAGCAAATATGGCCATATTCGAATGGGTAACGAAAAACCCGAGTTTTCAACCTTCTCCTATATCGCCATGATGGCACTGGCGGGAGTGGGCTCGGGCACCATCTACTGGGCCTTTCTGGAATGGTCTTATTATATCAAGACGCCCCCGTTTGCCATTGAGGCCGGTTCGGTAACGGCGTCCGAATGGGCGGTTACCTACAGCCTGCATCACTGGGGCGTGATTGCCTGGGCGATCTATGCCATTACCGCCATTCCGGTGATGTATTCCTTCTATATTCGCAAGAACGGCTCGCTCAAAATCAGCGACATTGTCATGTCGATGATAAAAAACAAAACCACCGCCAGGGTCATGGGCCGGCTGATTGAGGTGATGTATCCCATCGCACTGATCTTTGGCCTGCTGATCGTGCTGTCACTCGGGGTGCCGATCATTTCGGCCGCGGTGTCACTGCTGTTTGGTGTTGAGAATACCCTGTTCCTGAAGCTGCTGATGCTCGCCATTGTGGCCGTGCTTCTGGTGACCAGCTCGTTCTTTGGCATTGAAAAAGGCATGCAGAAGATAAGCGAAAATGGCACCTATTTTGTTGTTGCCCTGGTTCTGTATGTGCTGCTGCTGGGGCCAACCCAGTTCATTGTTGAAAACACCAGCTCGTCCATTGCCCTGTGGGCGCAGAATTTCATCATGATGAGCCTGTATACCGATGCCATCAACGAAGCCAAGTTCCCCCAGTCCTGGACGGCCTATTTCTGGGCATACTGGATGATCTTCATTCCGCTGATGTGTGTGTTTGTTACCAAGGTATCCAGGGGGCGCACCATTCGTGAGGTGATTGTGTGCATGATTGGGGGAGGCACCGCCGGCATTGCAACCCTGTTCTCTGTGGTTGGCTCCTTTATGATGAAAACGGAGCTCGACGGCAAGGTCAATATCAGCCAAATGGTGTCCGACGGGCAGGCCAGCGAAGCGATTGTCAGTGCGCTGGAGACCTTGCCGCTGTCTTCGGTGATCCTGGTGGTGT
The Oceanimonas doudoroffii DNA segment above includes these coding regions:
- a CDS encoding TIGR00645 family protein, which codes for MERLIEKLMYASRWIMAPIYLGLSLVLLALGIKFFQEIFHILPNVLQMKEVDLVLVTLSLIDITLVGGLIIMVMFSGYENFVSQLDVDEDDDKLGWLGKLDAGSLKNKVAASIVAISSIHLLKVFMNTENIANEKILWYLLIHITFVLSAFAMGYLDKLTRGKDK
- a CDS encoding LysR family transcriptional regulator; this translates as MINLVWLRSFCTLVEVGHFTRTAERLHMTQSGVSQHVRKLEEHLGVALLVRQGKGFTLTHAGERLYERAGEILQSVSGLEQHVGQDPAFEGLVRVMSPGSVGLKLYPQLLALQRRHPRLVIDYRFAPNASVEQAVAGHSVDLGLMTRPSNHEAVQCRAMAEEALLLVTPAGMTTPDWSSLLALGFIDHPDGAHHAGLLLGANYPEFEHVGQFAKTGFSNQIGLILAPVSLGLGFTVLPAHAVSAFAQPALIQAHALPHPVSETIYAATHRHRPMPNRVGTVLALAGKQL
- a CDS encoding lactoylglutathione lyase family protein, producing MSKVYPRNFSHIGISVPDLDKAVEFYTQVMGWYLIMKPTEITEDDSAIGEMCTDVFGPGWGSFRIAHLSTGDRVGVELFQFRDQQNPENNFEYWKTGVFHFCVQDPDVEGLAERIVAAGGKARMEKPRYYYPGKKPYRMIYMEDPFGNIVEIYSHSYELIYSEGAY
- a CDS encoding PepSY domain-containing protein, which codes for MTSTRKLHRLLGWLLLLPLFGWALTGMVFFIKPGYQGAYEQLAVRTYPLQQGTTLLPEADWQQVKLVRTVLGRHMLVQREGRWQHLRPTSHAPFALPDEAGIRLLLQDAMAANPARYGQIVELNGTDARTSTGVNISLNWNTLTLRQEGRDTRLINGLYRVHYLQWLPSKELNQGLGMLGLLLLLLMALLGLRLCWRRSP
- a CDS encoding DUF417 family protein; amino-acid sequence: MHAQTAGLKQGNIGYCLGVVGVALVLAWIGIYKFTPTEAKLIEPLVVNHPAMGWLYELFSVQAVSNLIGAAEIVVAIGLIAGFKNTKLAYYSGIAAAAIFVTTLSFLLTTPNTWKLSDGILITNFFLVKDILFLAISITVIERNRPGK
- a CDS encoding NIPSNAP family protein, which gives rise to MKIVELREYRIKKGKTEQWLNWMRDELLPYQRSKGMVILDTYVHRGSDERDYFVWLREFDDEASRQRIHKETYNEWWVSEIRPRVFELIDEDAIKVRLLNRLDM
- a CDS encoding GntR family transcriptional regulator; protein product: MAMTPVSVNKTEAAYNLLERMIIFRELEPGSMVSEKQLAESLGLGRTPVREALQRLSYERMAEIHPRRGIQIPAISVESQLKILEVRRDIEALCVSYAASRATVQEKQQMLELASNLEACAQHQDDLTFSSLLKQIHSLLVKAANNEYLQLAMAPLQGLSRRFWFAYKNDHSDLAQASALHAAILRAVSHTDAKEAVAASHRLNDYLTDMAYRSLTARK
- a CDS encoding FAD-dependent oxidoreductase codes for the protein MKDWKIVQRFEAVPDLPVLAEVDVLVIGGGAAGVAAAETASRMGKRTWLIEKYGFCGGAAVAGLSGTICGMFMASDNPDAQPEQVVFGFTERFRQALADKGGVTGPQRYGKTYTVTHDPLMWREVADDFLEQAGVTTLFHTAVTGVIMNGDAFKGVVIESNAGQSVILARMIVDASGDAALIARAGMDYYFGDNGRIQNPTMFFRIAGVDMEKYLAYYGEDTICPPKVTENIVAANQTDDYDLPRHKIWMFPTTRPGELMVNATRLAGQDGRMLNVIDPKDFTEAEVFGRRQVRSYAKFLNHYVPGCENAYVVDTGVEVGIRQTRSIVGVETLSNDDVVNCRKREDSICRTPWPIELHSGDKPKLHWLLNDYYDVPFNTLVPVVGENIIVAGRCLSAEHEALASARVTAQCFEYGHAAGIAVVKAIDEGIRIRELPVDEIRNVMIANGSKL
- a CDS encoding mandelate racemase/muconate lactonizing enzyme family protein, producing MKESIIKRVEIYAVADRNAAHLPWADNQEPLIYTNNLVRLITEDGTEGVGATISYTENDFDRCILEAMRTIVPGLIGKNALMTEALHGWLMNRCSWGGLVAKSPIDIAAWDIKGKKAGMPLYMMLGGARNKMLSYASTPMFDTVEEYFPFIDGCIEHGFKAIKLHCYCVYEKDLKLVKAVQARYKDAGIALMLDTATFYNQQEAIKMARLLDEYGWAWFEAPVSDYDYATYQRLVKDTNLEISSHGNCLLTLQEVAYALANNMWSDVRQDATVCGGITPLNKCFALAEAHGKNLEIQSWGYTVTQAANLHVALAHNNCRFFEQAYPYENFELGSKDVIRTDKEGFVHAPTKPGLGIEMDWDIVRENAIGHYAFE
- a CDS encoding BCCT family transporter, with protein sequence MGKSNFDRVTIAISLVIVSAISMFFLTNPEQAIKVAGDIFTLIAYNFGTPILWFAFGLVILAAFFVFSKYGHIRMGNEKPEFSTFSYIAMMALAGVGSGTIYWAFLEWSYYIKTPPFAIEAGSVTASEWAVTYSLHHWGVIAWAIYAITAIPVMYSFYIRKNGSLKISDIVMSMIKNKTTARVMGRLIEVMYPIALIFGLLIVLSLGVPIISAAVSLLFGVENTLFLKLLMLAIVAVLLVTSSFFGIEKGMQKISENGTYFVVALVLYVLLLGPTQFIVENTSSSIALWAQNFIMMSLYTDAINEAKFPQSWTAYFWAYWMIFIPLMCVFVTKVSRGRTIREVIVCMIGGGTAGIATLFSVVGSFMMKTELDGKVNISQMVSDGQASEAIVSALETLPLSSVILVVFIIATFLLLVTTLDGSVFTVSCNTQDRLDENNNPSTYLKMFWCLVIVALPAIFIIVDAPVQSMQSAILIFALPILLLTSYMLYKTIGYMRKDYAHLSAAEIQAMHSIAASTDQVNRVSVPLVKPVPEQA